The following are encoded in a window of Candidatus Fluviicola riflensis genomic DNA:
- a CDS encoding tRNA (uridine(34)/cytosine(34)/5-carboxymethylaminomethyluridine(34)-2'-O)-methyltransferase TrmL — translation MSEIVLKYPKLNFNIVLVEPQIPNNTGNIGRLGVATHSRLHLIHPLGFELTDSRVKRAGLDYWPELELEEHALFEDWLNGVEDPSRVFFFSARAEQSFYDLQLQPGDSLVFGKEAVGLSAEIQERFKHQLVTIPFPGKVRSFNLANAVAMALGEGMRQLTEFKQE, via the coding sequence ATGTCAGAGATCGTTTTAAAATACCCCAAACTGAATTTCAATATTGTATTGGTAGAACCTCAGATTCCCAACAATACAGGCAATATTGGCCGGTTGGGAGTCGCTACACACAGCCGTCTGCATTTAATTCATCCGTTGGGATTTGAGCTCACCGATTCACGGGTAAAGCGCGCCGGACTGGATTACTGGCCTGAGCTGGAACTCGAAGAACATGCCTTGTTTGAAGATTGGTTGAACGGCGTTGAAGATCCGTCGCGCGTATTTTTCTTCTCGGCGCGGGCTGAACAATCATTTTACGATCTGCAACTTCAGCCTGGCGATTCACTGGTGTTCGGTAAAGAAGCCGTGGGGCTTTCCGCTGAAATTCAGGAGCGATTCAAGCATCAATTGGTCACTATTCCGTTTCCTGGCAAGGTGCGCAGTTTTAACCTGGCAAATGCGGTTGCAATGGCTTTGGGCGAGGGAATGCGGCAATTGACTGAGTTCAAGCAAGAATAG
- a CDS encoding phenylalanine-4-hydroxylase, giving the protein MKQHMSAYTAQDQLVWKTLFERQFTNLQGKVSDAYLTALQQMNSVMHAHKIPDFMEIDEWFSSHTGWKMEVVPGLIPVDEFFRLLAEKRFCSSTWLRSMEQLDYLEEPDMFHDTFGHVPLLANAVFSDFMQTFGELGCQVMNEPEKLASLQRLYWFTIEFGMIAGTQPLIYGAGIISSFGETNRAVSNAVEHKPFVLKEVLEMPFRTDVVQEHYVCIPHFEHLFESIQQLTEQWTTTAVTGN; this is encoded by the coding sequence ATGAAACAACACATGAGCGCTTATACTGCGCAGGATCAACTGGTTTGGAAAACCTTGTTTGAACGTCAATTTACTAATCTGCAGGGAAAAGTCAGCGACGCCTATCTGACTGCGTTGCAACAAATGAACAGCGTGATGCATGCGCATAAAATTCCTGATTTCATGGAAATAGATGAGTGGTTTTCTTCACACACAGGCTGGAAAATGGAAGTGGTTCCGGGATTGATTCCGGTGGATGAATTTTTTCGGTTACTGGCCGAAAAGCGGTTTTGTTCGTCGACCTGGCTGCGCAGCATGGAACAGTTGGATTACCTGGAAGAACCGGATATGTTTCACGATACGTTCGGACATGTTCCGTTGCTGGCCAATGCGGTGTTTTCCGATTTTATGCAGACCTTTGGTGAACTGGGTTGCCAGGTTATGAATGAACCGGAGAAATTAGCATCCTTGCAACGCTTGTACTGGTTTACAATTGAATTTGGCATGATTGCCGGAACGCAACCACTGATTTACGGCGCGGGAATTATTTCGTCGTTCGGAGAAACCAACCGGGCTGTGAGCAACGCGGTGGAACACAAACCGTTTGTTTTGAAGGAAGTTTTGGAAATGCCCTTCCGGACCGATGTAGTGCAGGAACATTATGTTTGTATACCGCACTTTGAGCATTTATTTGAATCAATTCAACAATTAACAGAGCAATGGACAACAACGGCAGTAACTGGCAATTAA
- a CDS encoding DNA-binding response regulator translates to MKHKILYVEDEPFLSKVVKETLEHQGFEVQLVKDGALVVQAFDRFEPDICLLDVMLPNIDGFALGRIIKVRKPEIPIIYLTAKSFTEDVLTGFEVGATDYIRKPFSIEELIVRIQNQLRLRINSIPAQTASIQEFSLGKYTFFPDRLELKSGYETIKLSYRETQVLSMLTGNLNQQTDRKALLLAVWGDDSFFNSRTLDVYIRKLRTYLQQDSTIEIITLKGKGYVFHVG, encoded by the coding sequence ATGAAACACAAAATCCTGTACGTTGAAGATGAGCCATTTCTGTCGAAAGTAGTGAAAGAAACACTGGAACACCAGGGATTTGAGGTTCAGCTGGTGAAAGATGGCGCATTGGTCGTTCAGGCATTTGATCGTTTTGAACCGGATATTTGTTTACTGGATGTGATGCTTCCCAACATCGATGGTTTTGCGTTGGGACGAATCATCAAAGTGCGCAAACCGGAAATTCCTATCATTTACCTCACTGCAAAATCCTTTACCGAAGATGTACTGACCGGATTTGAAGTGGGTGCCACCGACTATATCCGAAAGCCGTTCAGCATCGAAGAACTGATTGTACGAATTCAGAATCAATTGCGATTGCGAATCAATAGCATTCCCGCTCAAACAGCTTCAATACAAGAGTTTTCACTTGGGAAATATACTTTTTTTCCGGATCGGCTGGAATTGAAATCCGGGTACGAAACCATCAAACTTTCGTATCGCGAAACACAGGTGCTTTCTATGCTGACAGGTAACCTCAATCAGCAAACAGATCGTAAAGCTTTATTATTAGCCGTTTGGGGCGATGATTCATTCTTCAATTCCCGCACGCTGGATGTTTATATCCGGAAGTTGCGGACGTATTTGCAGCAGGATTCAACAATTGAGATTATTACGCTAAAAGGGAAAGGATATGTGTTTCATGTAGGATAA
- a CDS encoding 2-hydroxymuconic semialdehyde dehydrogenase, whose protein sequence is MKRIQNFIDGEYCDPLGGNYIDNVEPATGEVYCLIPDSTEADVATAVAAAEKAFPVWSGMTGEERGAILMRISLGIEKRMDEFVSAESRDNGKPLSLAAHVDIPRAVSNFHFFATAAEHVSSESHYMEGVGVNYTTRKPIGIVGCISPWNLPLYLFSWKIAPALAAGNCVIAKPSEITPYTAYLLGEVIKESGMPAGVLNIIHGTGQYAGDAIVKHPKIKAISFTGGTKTGEYIARTAAPMFKKLSLELGGKNPNIIFADCDFDEMIKTTVRSSFANQGQICLCGSRIFVERSLYDKFKTAFVDRVSKLKVSHPTDPNAKMGAVVSEPHMEKVLSYIELAKEEGGTVLTGGNRVRLEAPYDKGFYIEPTVIEGLAYDCRTNQEEIFGPVVTITPFDTEEEALMMANSTVYGLSATVWTSNLKRAHRVADNVHAGIVWLNCWLVRDLRTPFGGVKASGVGREGGWEAMRFFTEAKNVLVTF, encoded by the coding sequence ATGAAACGCATTCAAAACTTTATCGACGGGGAATATTGTGATCCGCTGGGCGGGAATTACATCGACAATGTGGAACCAGCTACAGGCGAAGTGTATTGCCTGATTCCCGATTCTACCGAAGCAGATGTAGCCACAGCTGTTGCGGCTGCCGAAAAAGCCTTTCCTGTTTGGTCGGGCATGACCGGTGAAGAGCGTGGAGCGATTTTGATGCGGATCAGTTTGGGAATCGAAAAACGAATGGACGAATTTGTATCGGCCGAATCGCGGGATAACGGAAAACCGTTGAGCCTGGCTGCGCATGTAGATATTCCCCGGGCGGTTTCAAACTTTCATTTCTTTGCGACGGCAGCTGAACATGTTTCTTCCGAATCGCATTACATGGAAGGCGTCGGTGTTAATTACACAACCCGTAAACCAATAGGAATCGTGGGTTGTATTTCTCCATGGAATTTGCCGCTCTATTTATTTTCCTGGAAAATTGCTCCAGCCTTGGCAGCGGGCAATTGCGTAATTGCGAAACCTTCCGAAATTACTCCGTATACTGCTTATTTGCTGGGCGAAGTGATCAAAGAATCAGGAATGCCGGCTGGTGTGTTGAATATCATTCACGGAACAGGTCAGTACGCTGGTGACGCTATAGTGAAACACCCGAAAATCAAAGCCATTTCCTTTACCGGTGGAACTAAAACGGGTGAATACATTGCCCGCACTGCTGCTCCAATGTTCAAGAAATTGTCGTTGGAATTGGGCGGAAAAAACCCGAATATCATCTTCGCTGATTGTGATTTTGATGAAATGATCAAAACAACCGTGCGTTCGTCGTTTGCCAACCAGGGACAAATCTGTTTGTGCGGATCGCGCATTTTTGTAGAACGTTCGTTGTATGATAAATTCAAAACGGCTTTTGTAGACCGCGTTTCAAAGCTGAAAGTTTCCCATCCTACTGATCCGAATGCTAAAATGGGCGCGGTAGTTTCGGAACCACACATGGAAAAAGTACTTAGTTATATTGAACTGGCAAAAGAAGAGGGTGGGACTGTTCTTACCGGCGGAAATCGCGTTCGATTGGAAGCGCCTTACGACAAGGGTTTTTACATCGAGCCAACAGTAATCGAGGGATTGGCATACGATTGCCGAACCAACCAGGAAGAAATTTTTGGTCCGGTGGTTACGATTACACCTTTTGATACCGAAGAAGAAGCACTGATGATGGCCAATTCTACTGTTTATGGACTCAGTGCTACCGTTTGGACGTCTAACCTGAAGCGGGCGCACCGCGTCGCGGATAATGTACATGCTGGAATCGTTTGGCTCAATTGCTGGCTGGTGCGTGATTTGCGAACACCTTTCGGTGGCGTAAAAGCATCGGGTGTTGGCCGTGAAGGTGGCTGGGAAGCGATGCGTTTTTTCACCGAAGCGAAGAATGTGTTGGTGACTTTTTAG